In the Ensifer adhaerens genome, one interval contains:
- a CDS encoding LysR family transcriptional regulator codes for MNRKARVKDPASALPWEDLRIIKAIGDHGGLSSAATALSLNHSTVARRLAIVEEILGVALFDRLRTGCKPTTAGTEILALSARVEQDIINVARRVAGSAERLAGELRIATSDALLYDFLTPIIVDFQRIHPDIRVEVLVGNAPLNLARGESDIAFRATLAPPENLYGRKIAKVAWAIYGRRDDFLGRQPRLEDLYEQQWISYGSGLKGLRAFSFVEERVAAQNIIYRADSVLGVASALCAGGGIGFLPCMHGDLVPSLVRVSAVQAQVYDELWILTHPDIRKSGRVYAFMTHCAQAVIKRRDFIEGVGTPGVYNPAAKRDYG; via the coding sequence ATGAATCGAAAAGCCAGGGTGAAGGATCCTGCTTCGGCGCTGCCGTGGGAAGATCTGCGTATTATAAAGGCAATCGGCGATCATGGCGGGCTGAGCAGTGCTGCGACTGCGCTTTCGCTCAATCACTCGACTGTTGCACGCCGCCTTGCGATCGTTGAAGAAATTCTCGGGGTTGCGTTGTTTGATCGGCTTCGTACTGGATGCAAGCCAACAACCGCCGGAACCGAAATCCTCGCGCTGAGTGCACGTGTTGAGCAGGATATTATAAATGTCGCTCGGCGCGTTGCTGGCAGTGCAGAGCGCCTCGCTGGAGAGCTCAGAATAGCAACCAGCGATGCGCTCCTGTATGATTTCCTGACTCCAATCATTGTGGATTTCCAACGCATCCATCCAGACATTCGGGTCGAAGTGCTCGTCGGGAATGCTCCGCTGAATCTGGCGCGAGGCGAGTCCGACATTGCGTTCCGGGCGACGCTCGCGCCGCCCGAGAATCTTTACGGTAGGAAGATCGCCAAGGTGGCATGGGCCATATATGGCCGCCGTGACGATTTCCTAGGGCGCCAGCCGCGTCTCGAAGACCTGTACGAGCAACAGTGGATATCATATGGCTCGGGCTTGAAGGGGTTGCGAGCCTTCTCGTTCGTCGAAGAGAGGGTGGCGGCGCAGAATATTATTTATCGCGCCGACTCCGTTCTGGGAGTTGCATCGGCCTTGTGCGCAGGAGGCGGCATAGGTTTTTTGCCCTGCATGCATGGCGATCTAGTGCCGAGCCTTGTTCGAGTGAGCGCGGTTCAGGCGCAAGTTTACGACGAACTCTGGATTCTGACACATCCCGATATCCGCAAATCCGGTCGAGTATACGCCTTCATGACGCACTGTGCCCAAGCGGTAATTAAACGTCGCGACTTCATTGAAGGAGTTGGGACTCCTGGTGTTTATAACCCCGCTGCCAAACGAGACTATGGCTAG
- a CDS encoding YceI family protein, producing MYNVQSMPFADLDVYQTSLATEQGQPGAVDASRLSAGTYKIDPAHTLVAWTVNHMGFSLLEGIFGASDGQIVIDPNHPTESLVEVSFAIKDLSVTTCAFANHLRSADLFDAENFPVARFVSTSVKPSGTDRATITGDLTIKGITRSVALDAAFVGVGQNPLSDKLNFGFAATTTILRSEFDLGFLVPAVSDKVKLRINAAFSAE from the coding sequence ATGTACAACGTCCAATCTATGCCGTTCGCGGATCTGGACGTATATCAGACTTCGCTTGCGACTGAACAGGGGCAGCCGGGAGCGGTAGATGCCTCGCGTTTGTCGGCAGGCACCTACAAAATCGATCCCGCTCATACGCTGGTCGCCTGGACGGTCAACCATATGGGCTTTTCGTTGCTCGAAGGCATATTCGGAGCCTCTGACGGTCAGATTGTGATTGACCCCAACCACCCAACGGAAAGCCTCGTCGAGGTTTCCTTCGCAATCAAAGACCTTTCCGTGACGACCTGCGCATTCGCTAATCATCTGCGGTCCGCCGACCTGTTTGACGCGGAGAATTTCCCGGTTGCCCGCTTTGTATCGACTTCGGTCAAACCCAGTGGCACTGATCGTGCAACGATCACCGGCGATCTCACGATCAAGGGCATCACCCGGTCGGTCGCACTTGACGCTGCTTTCGTTGGCGTCGGTCAGAATCCGTTGAGCGACAAGCTCAATTTTGGGTTCGCCGCAACGACGACGATTCTTCGGAGTGAATTCGACCTCGGCTTTCTCGTCCCGGCCGTCTCCGACAAGGTCAAGCTCAGGATCAACGCGGCCTTCTCGGCGGAATAA
- a CDS encoding isochorismatase family protein: protein MRKPFDSFITADNSALLLIDFQPQMLMGIRSDDPSSVLNSAAIIAKGAKLFGMPTILTTITADSFAGPFMPELAGVFPDAKIIDRTSINAWLNEDFVKAVEATGRKRLIIAGLWTGACTAFNALEGIWRGYEVGFVADACGDTSLQVHERSIERMIQQGATPLTAQHFVYELQQDWARHETYQGVMELLQPHSVFGDVQVRYGKWALSNH from the coding sequence ATGAGGAAACCTTTTGATAGCTTTATCACGGCCGACAATAGTGCGCTGCTGCTGATCGATTTCCAGCCCCAGATGTTGATGGGCATCCGCAGCGACGATCCTTCGTCCGTTCTCAATAGCGCCGCGATCATTGCTAAGGGTGCCAAGCTATTCGGCATGCCGACCATTCTCACGACGATCACCGCGGATTCCTTCGCGGGGCCCTTCATGCCCGAACTTGCCGGGGTTTTCCCGGACGCCAAGATCATCGATCGCACCTCGATCAATGCTTGGCTGAACGAGGATTTTGTCAAGGCGGTGGAGGCTACAGGCCGGAAGCGCCTGATCATTGCGGGCCTCTGGACCGGGGCTTGCACCGCTTTCAACGCGCTTGAAGGCATCTGGCGCGGCTACGAAGTCGGCTTCGTGGCGGACGCCTGCGGTGACACATCGCTTCAGGTTCACGAGCGCTCCATTGAGCGCATGATCCAGCAGGGCGCGACGCCGCTGACGGCTCAGCACTTCGTGTATGAACTTCAGCAGGACTGGGCTCGCCACGAGACCTATCAGGGCGTCATGGAGTTGCTGCAACCGCATTCGGTCTTCGGCGACGTCCAGGTGCGCTACGGTAAATGGGCGCTCTCCAACCACTGA
- a CDS encoding alpha/beta hydrolase: protein MTSANPFSLPDKKGYQMLYRDFSTQADLDAVYDVEAAVPDFQGYLDQFEQANLRTRSELEYKPDVPFGLGIDERLDLFPAAPMSGRPPIVIFVHGGYWRLSQGRDYDFVARGLHRHAAVNVVNYSLAPKVPIWEIVRQVRAAIAWSWHNADKVGGDRDRIYVIGHSAGAHLTVMAALTDWTREYGLPADLVKGAYAMSGLYDLRPLPYTFIGPALQLSTREIFDLSPMLRDLPAEAPQLRIAYGDAETSEFIRQSDDFLLRWQQAGLHGDLSLRNARDHFSIMLDLADPESDLVRDISAFLKS, encoded by the coding sequence TTGACATCCGCCAACCCGTTCTCGCTGCCGGACAAGAAAGGATATCAGATGCTTTACCGGGACTTTTCAACGCAGGCCGACCTTGACGCCGTATACGACGTTGAGGCGGCTGTGCCGGACTTCCAAGGCTATCTGGATCAGTTCGAGCAAGCCAACCTCAGGACGCGGTCGGAGCTTGAGTACAAGCCCGATGTGCCATTCGGCCTCGGTATCGATGAACGGCTTGATCTCTTCCCAGCCGCTCCGATGAGCGGTCGGCCACCCATCGTGATCTTCGTGCACGGCGGCTATTGGCGCCTTTCACAGGGACGCGACTATGATTTTGTTGCGCGAGGCCTGCATCGGCACGCTGCCGTCAACGTCGTGAACTACTCGCTCGCTCCGAAAGTGCCGATCTGGGAGATCGTGCGGCAAGTTCGCGCAGCGATCGCCTGGAGTTGGCACAATGCAGACAAGGTCGGCGGCGACCGAGATCGTATCTATGTTATCGGCCATTCGGCGGGTGCGCACCTCACCGTCATGGCTGCGCTTACGGACTGGACGCGTGAATATGGTCTGCCCGCGGACCTCGTGAAAGGCGCTTATGCCATGAGTGGGCTCTACGATCTGCGCCCTCTGCCCTACACTTTCATTGGCCCCGCATTACAGCTCAGCACGCGCGAGATCTTCGACCTGAGCCCAATGCTTCGCGATCTTCCTGCCGAGGCGCCGCAACTCAGGATCGCCTATGGCGACGCAGAAACCAGTGAGTTTATCCGGCAAAGCGATGATTTCCTGCTGCGATGGCAGCAAGCGGGCCTGCACGGCGACCTAAGCCTGCGCAATGCGCGGGATCATTTCTCGATCATGCTTGATCTAGCCGACCCGGAGTCGGATCTGGTCCGAGACATCTCGGCTTTCCTCAAGTCCTAG
- a CDS encoding 3-keto-5-aminohexanoate cleavage protein, whose translation MRTPRQRVYITCAVTGNLTLPSRSPHLPITPRQIAESSLAAADAGAAIVHIHVREPISGAPSMNIDYYREVVDTIRDRNEKLVINLTTGPGGRFVPSAEDPKVGGPGTTLLAPDKRVKHIALLRPDICTLDLNTMNFAGEVVINTPDNLRQMATIIRLAGAKPELELFDSGDIALMHDLIADGTLDTPPLISLVLGVKYGFQATPETVTYARNLLPPDAEFTAFGIGKSALQTVALSYLSGGHVRVGLEDSIYLKKGVLAPSNASLVEKARRIVDDLGGEIATANEARKIIGLPVR comes from the coding sequence ATGCGGACGCCACGCCAGAGGGTCTACATCACCTGCGCGGTCACGGGAAATCTCACCCTGCCTTCGCGATCACCGCACCTTCCCATTACTCCACGGCAAATCGCGGAGTCGAGTTTGGCTGCGGCGGACGCCGGTGCGGCAATCGTGCACATCCATGTACGCGAGCCTATATCTGGTGCACCCTCCATGAACATCGACTACTATCGAGAAGTCGTCGACACTATCCGGGATAGGAATGAGAAGCTCGTCATCAATTTGACGACCGGACCGGGCGGACGGTTCGTGCCGTCAGCAGAAGATCCGAAAGTGGGTGGACCCGGGACAACGTTGCTGGCGCCGGATAAACGCGTCAAGCATATAGCGTTGCTGAGGCCCGACATATGCACTCTCGATCTGAATACAATGAATTTCGCAGGTGAGGTCGTTATTAATACGCCGGACAACTTGCGACAAATGGCCACCATTATTCGGCTAGCTGGGGCGAAGCCCGAATTGGAGCTATTCGATTCCGGCGACATCGCACTCATGCACGATCTCATCGCCGATGGCACCCTCGATACACCACCGCTGATCAGTCTTGTTCTCGGGGTAAAGTATGGTTTTCAGGCTACCCCAGAGACCGTCACCTATGCACGAAATCTTCTTCCCCCGGACGCTGAATTTACTGCATTCGGCATTGGCAAAAGCGCTTTACAGACCGTGGCGCTCTCATATCTCAGCGGCGGCCATGTGCGGGTGGGATTAGAGGACTCCATCTACCTCAAAAAGGGTGTATTGGCGCCCTCGAACGCAAGCCTTGTCGAAAAAGCCCGGCGGATCGTCGATGATCTGGGCGGGGAGATCGCGACCGCCAATGAAGCGCGCAAAATAATTGGCCTACCCGTCCGTTAA
- a CDS encoding SDR family NAD(P)-dependent oxidoreductase — MNIETRTLQGRVRKDLDGKIVLILGGAGAIGSSTARLFAAAGAFVIFTHLGSQCETELACDLLSELGPSRSRAFVADVTDTASLLKLRDHIESKYGRLDVLVNAAGYTVPIAHANLDGLTDEIIDRMFAVNWRGQFAAIRTFVGLLESSADGLIVSLSSIAAFTGVGSSIAYCAAKAGIDVMTKCLARALAPTVRVLAVSPGVVDTHFVPGRGSDFNERAALTTPLGRIATAKDIAMAILACATMLTYSTGHTIQVDGGRSL; from the coding sequence TTGAATATCGAAACTCGGACTTTGCAAGGACGTGTCCGCAAGGATCTCGATGGAAAGATTGTTCTCATTCTCGGTGGGGCGGGGGCGATCGGATCTTCCACGGCGCGTCTTTTCGCAGCGGCTGGTGCGTTCGTAATCTTCACCCATCTTGGATCCCAATGTGAGACTGAACTGGCCTGCGACCTCCTATCGGAACTCGGACCTTCCAGGTCTCGCGCTTTTGTAGCTGATGTTACCGACACAGCCTCTCTCTTGAAGCTGCGGGACCACATTGAAAGCAAGTACGGCCGGTTGGACGTATTGGTCAACGCGGCCGGCTACACGGTTCCGATAGCGCACGCCAATCTCGATGGACTTACAGATGAAATCATCGACCGGATGTTCGCCGTCAACTGGCGCGGCCAGTTTGCGGCAATCCGAACGTTCGTCGGACTATTGGAGTCATCCGCGGACGGCCTGATCGTGTCGCTGTCATCGATCGCTGCATTCACCGGTGTCGGCTCTTCGATCGCGTATTGCGCGGCGAAGGCGGGAATCGACGTGATGACGAAGTGCTTGGCGCGCGCACTGGCGCCAACTGTGCGAGTCCTTGCCGTTTCACCCGGCGTAGTGGACACGCACTTTGTTCCTGGACGCGGTAGCGACTTCAATGAAAGAGCCGCGCTGACCACGCCACTTGGCCGAATCGCGACCGCCAAAGATATCGCGATGGCGATTCTCGCCTGTGCGACAATGCTGACTTACTCCACTGGGCATACGATCCAAGTGGATGGTGGGCGATCGCTATAG